The DNA window GCCAGCTCACCCGCCAACAGCAGCCGCTCCTCGGCACTGACCAAGCTGTACAGCGTGAACTGTCCGGGTCGCAGTTGCTCGACCAGAAGCCGTCCGCGCAGCAAACGGCTCTCCATACCGGGGTCTAAGCGGGCATCATCGAAGGTGCGCACACGCAGTGCAGCACCCAGCATGCGGCCCCAGTCGTTGGCGGCCTGGCGGCGCTGCACAGCAGTCATCTCCTGCATGGCCTGCGCCATCAGCCTGAAGGTGCCTCCGGCCATGGCTTCACGGTACCGATCGGTGCGCACTTCGTTGAGCCAGTGCAGGCTGAACGCCCCCAGCAAGCCGACCAGCACCAGGACGGCAAGCATTCCCCCATAGATACGCAGGAAGATCGAGTTCACAGCGTTCCGGTAGCCGCGGCAACGAACAGGTAACCCTTGCTGCGCACGGTCTTGATCAGCCTGGGGTGATCGGGATCATCGCCGATCTTCGGACGAATGCGCGAAATGCGCACATCGATGGAACGGTCCTGCCCGTCGTACTCGATACCACGCAACTGGGCGAAGATTTCCTCCCGCGAGAGGATGCGCCCGGCATTGGACACCAGAAGCCAGAGCAGGTCGAACTCGGCACCGGTCAGCTCGATCGCGCTACCACCCAGCGTCGCCTCCCGCAGGCGGCTGTCCACGACCAGCGGCCCGAACTGCAGACATAGCTGCTCGCTGCCTTCCAGCCGCCGCAGCAGAGCGCGAATACGAGCGAGCAGCACCCGCGGACGCACGGGTTTGCAGACATAG is part of the Pseudomonas sp. ABC1 genome and encodes:
- a CDS encoding response regulator transcription factor — translated: MEQERWSVLIVEDDRRLAALTREYLRGNGFSASVENDGERAVERIIHERPDLVVLDLMLPGLDGIAVCRLVREHYAGPILMLTARADDEDQVLGLESGADDYVCKPVRPRVLLARIRALLRRLEGSEQLCLQFGPLVVDSRLREATLGGSAIELTGAEFDLLWLLVSNAGRILSREEIFAQLRGIEYDGQDRSIDVRISRIRPKIGDDPDHPRLIKTVRSKGYLFVAAATGTL